The following coding sequences lie in one Glycine max cultivar Williams 82 chromosome 19, Glycine_max_v4.0, whole genome shotgun sequence genomic window:
- the LOC100499642 gene encoding serine/threonine protein kinase isoform X1, protein MSCFGCCEEDDYQKTAESGGQHVVKNSTGNDGNSRASETAKQGTQAVKIQPIEVPELQVDELKEITDGFGESSLIGEGSYGRVYYGVLKSGQAAAIKKLDASKQPDDEFLAQVSMVSRLKHDNFVQLLGYCIDGNSRVLAYEFASNGSLHDILHGRKGVKGAQPGPVLTWTQRVKIAVGAAKGLEYLHERADPHIIHRDIKSSNVLIFDDDVAKIADFDLSNQAPDMAARLHSTRVLGTFGYHAPEYAMTGQLNAKSDVYSFGVVLLELLTGRKPVDHTLPRGQQSLVTWATPRLSEDKVRQCVDARLGGEYPPKAVAKMAAVAALCVQYEADFRPNMSIVVKALQPLLNARHGPAGETPN, encoded by the exons ATGAGTTGCTTCGGCTGTTGTGAGGAAGATGACTACCAGAAGACTGCTGAAAGTGGAGGACAGCATGTGGTAAAAAACTCAACAG GAAATGATGGAAACAGTCGTGCATCCGAAACTGCAAAGCAGGGGACTCAAGCTGTTAAAATTCAGCCCATTGAAGTTCCTGAATTACAAGTGGATGAACTCAAAGAAATCACCGATGGCTTTGGAGAAAGTTCTTTGATTGGAGAGGGATCCTATGGAAGAGTATATTATGGTGTTCTTAAAAGTGGGCAGGCTGCGGCAATCAAGAAATTAGATGCCAGTAAACAGCCTGATGACGAATTTTTAGCCCAG GTTTCAATGGTTTCACGGCTGAAGCATGACAATTTTGTTCAATTGCTTGGTTATTGCATTGATGGAAACTCCCGAGTTCTTGCTTATGAGTTTGCATCTAATGGGTCTCTTCATGATATTTTACATG GCAGAAAAGGAGTTAAAGGAGCACAGCCTGGTCCTGTTCTAACATGGACTCAGAGAGTTAAAATTGCTGTAGGGGCTGCCAAAGGGCTTGAGTACCTGCATGAGAGGGCTGATCCCCACATTATCCACCGGGACATCAAGTCAAGCAATGTACTAATCTTTGATGACGATGTTGCTAAAATTGCAGATTTTGATTTGTCAAATCAGGCTCCTGACATGGCAGCACGTCTCCATTCCACCCGTGTCCTTGGAACCTTTGGTTATCATGCACCAGA ATATGCAATGACTGGCCAATTGAATGCCAAGAGTGATGTATACAGCTTTGGTGTTGTCCTTCTGGAACTTTTGACTGGAAGGAAGCCTGTTGATCATACACTACCACGTGGGCAGCAGAGCCTGGTTACTTGG GCTACACCAAGACTCAGTGAGGATAAAGTCAGACAGTGTGTAGATGCAAGACTAGGAGGAGAATACCCACCCAAAGCTGTTGCTAAG ATGGCCGCTGTTGCTGCCCTGTGCGTGCAATATGAAGCTGATTTCAGACCAAACATGAGCATTGTAGTCAAAGCTCTTCAACCTTTATTGAATGCAAGACATGGGCCTGCTGGTGAAACTCCAAACTAA
- the LOC100779373 gene encoding probable sugar phosphate/phosphate translocator At3g17430 — MAVAMAIMTKQHLLTYIYLLVYISLSSGVILYNKWVLSTLYFNFPFPITLTMIHMAFSGAVAFFLIRVLKVVSPIKMTFHIYATCVVPISAFFAASLWFGNTAYLYISVAFIQMLKALMPVATFVVAVTCGTEKLRCDVFWNMVLVSVGVVISSYGEIHFNVLGTVYQVTGIVAEALRLVLTQVLLQKKGLTLNPITSLYYIAPCSFAFLFIPWYILEKPEMEDPHMQFNFWVFFSNALCAFALNLSTFLVIGRTGAVTIRVAGVLKDWLLITLSTVLFPESKITGLNVIGYAIALSGVVFYNYLKVRDVRTSQLQSIQDESAKELQTEKKADDAMDNKDEASWNDSVSDTHLDEEAPLISSRISHFGVGRKPA, encoded by the exons ATGGCAGTCGCTATGGCTATAATGACCAAGCAGCATCTGCTGACCTACATCTACCTTCTAGTTTACATTTCACTTTCATCAGGGGTTATTCTGTACAACAAG TGGGTCCTCTCCacattgtattttaattttccatTTCCAATAACACTCACTATGATCCATATGGCTTTTTCTGGTGCGGTGGCCTTTTTCCTTATCCGTGTTTTGAAG GTTGTGTCGCCAATTAAAATGACCTTCCATAT ATATGCAACTTGTGTGGTCCCTATAAGTGCCTTCTTTGCAGCTAGTCTGTG GTTTGGGAATACTGCTTATTTGTACATTTCAGTGGCCTTCATCCAGATGCTTAAAGCCCTGA TGCCAGTAGCAACATTTGTTGTGGCCGTTACTTGTGGAACTGAGAAATTAAGGTGTGATGTATTCTGGAACATGGTGCTGGTCAGTGTTGGAGTTGTCATTTCCTCCTATggggaaattcattttaatgtgCTTGGTACAGTTTATCAGGTCACGGGAATAGTTGCTGAAGCTTTAAGACTGGTTTTAACTCAAGTTCTTCTTCAAAAGAAGGGCCTGACACTAAACCCTATTACTAGCTTGTATTACATAGCACCTTGCAG CTTTGCATTTCTTTTTATCCCATGGTATATCCTTGAGAAGCCTGAGATGGAAGATCCACATATGCAGTTTAACTTCTGGGTATTTTTCTCGAATGCACTTTGTGCTTTCGCATTGAATCTTTCCACATTTTTAGTGATTGGCAGAACTGGGGCAGTAACTATTCGGGTGGCTGGAGTTTTGAAAGACTGGTTACTTATCACTCTTTCAACTGTCTTATTTCCTGAATCAAAGATTACCGGGCTTAATGTTATTGGCTATGCTATTG CTTTAAGTGGTGTTGTTTTTTACAACTACCTTAAGGTCAGGGATGTTCGCACATCTCAACTTCAAAGTATCCAAGATGAATCAGCAAAG gAGCTGCAGACGGAGAAGAAAGCAGATGATGCCATGGACAACAAAGATGAGGCTTCATGGAATGATTCAGTTTCTGATACTCATTTAGATGAAGAAGCACCTCTAATCTCTTCGCGGATATCTCATTTTGGAGTTGGAAGAAAGCCAGCTTAG